A single window of Betta splendens chromosome 11, fBetSpl5.4, whole genome shotgun sequence DNA harbors:
- the edn1 gene encoding endothelin-1, which translates to MDIYVLISVLSLMYSWMLCTVRAAPAAHTTAAPAVTQRRHVRTKRCSCATFLDKECVYFCHLDIIWVNTPERVVSYGMGDAPRTRRAAPGSMATRSGARCRCAREDDAACSSFCLERDLRYETPTDSAEGDGCAGAQCKHELAADTGASTRLKGSEQLLKAALKTRLLLETWRARRPPKDGR; encoded by the exons ATGGATATTTACGTTTTGATTTCCGTGTTATCACTAATGTACTCCTGGATGTTGTGCACAG TGCGCGCAGCGCCGGCTGCACACACGACCGCAGCCCCCGCCGTCACCCAGAGGCGCCATGTGCGCACCAAGCGCTGCTCCTGCGCCACTTTCCTGGATAAGGAGTGCGTCTATTTCTGCCACCTGGACATCATATGGGTCAATACACCGGA GCGCGTGGTCTCCTACGGCATGGGCGACGCGCCCAGGACGCGGCGCGCGGCCCCGGGCTCCATGGCAACCAGGAGCGGGGCTCGCTGCCGGTGCGCCCGCGAGGACGacgccgcctgcagcagcttctgcctGGAACGCGACCTCAG GTATGAGACACCGACGGACTCCGCCGAGGGCGACGGTTGCGCTGGGGCGCAGTGCAAACACGAGCTGGCGGCCGACACGGGCGCGAGCACGAG GCTGAAGGGAAGCGAGCAGCTGCTCAAGGCTGCGCTGAAGACgcgcctgctgctggagacgTGGAGGGCGAGGCGGCCTCCCAAGGATGGAAGATAG